The Natronocella acetinitrilica genome has a segment encoding these proteins:
- a CDS encoding acyl-CoA thioesterase produces the protein MARVRLELPASERFVHEITLAVRVADMNYGGHLDNSKVLSYCGEARAQMLISRGFSEMDIAGLGIVVADAVVVYKAEGFHGDRVRINVAVDEFNKYGCDLYYRLTHADQGHDIAHAKTGIVFFDYETRRPARAPDAFMDAFSGKSPNQ, from the coding sequence ATGGCCCGTGTACGACTGGAATTGCCCGCAAGTGAACGCTTTGTCCACGAGATAACGCTGGCGGTTCGCGTCGCAGACATGAACTACGGTGGCCATCTGGACAACAGCAAGGTGCTGTCATACTGCGGCGAGGCCCGGGCACAGATGCTGATCAGCCGTGGTTTTTCCGAGATGGATATTGCCGGGCTCGGCATCGTGGTCGCAGACGCGGTGGTGGTCTACAAGGCCGAGGGATTCCACGGCGACCGGGTGCGCATCAATGTGGCCGTGGATGAGTTCAACAAGTACGGCTGCGATCTCTACTACCGGCTAACCCATGCGGATCAAGGGCACGACATCGCCCACGCCAAGACCGGCATCGTTTTCTTCGACTACGAGACACGACGCCCGGCGAGAGCGCCGGACGC
- a CDS encoding DsbA family oxidoreductase codes for MSTSRTATSVPVTLFFDYNCPFCYVGSHRLEQLAQEYPLDILWRFVEIHPGNDPAGQPLESLGYPRDRWQAMTQALESMVEEDGLPWRSRSFTTNSRKAMQLAQATLLQRPQAFLPLHRAIFHRYFAEGDNIGDVQVLEALATEHGVDDLTEIAWKTEGPTKVLLAHVDAARELGLTGVPTLVVSGKPFAGAVSLDLLRQALAREAHQSPDQE; via the coding sequence ATGTCTACCTCGCGCACCGCCACATCCGTCCCAGTGACGTTGTTCTTCGACTACAACTGCCCGTTCTGCTACGTGGGCAGCCATCGGCTTGAACAACTGGCGCAGGAATATCCCCTGGACATACTTTGGCGATTCGTGGAGATCCACCCAGGCAACGACCCGGCGGGCCAACCGCTGGAATCCCTGGGTTATCCGCGGGATCGCTGGCAGGCAATGACCCAGGCGCTGGAGTCCATGGTGGAGGAAGACGGTCTGCCCTGGCGCTCGCGCAGCTTCACCACCAATTCCCGCAAGGCCATGCAGCTCGCTCAGGCCACGCTGCTGCAACGCCCCCAGGCATTCCTGCCACTGCACCGCGCCATATTCCACCGGTATTTCGCCGAGGGCGACAACATCGGCGATGTTCAGGTTCTCGAGGCGCTCGCCACGGAACACGGCGTTGACGACCTCACCGAGATTGCCTGGAAAACCGAAGGCCCCACGAAGGTACTGCTGGCCCACGTGGACGCAGCCAGGGAGCTGGGTCTCACCGGCGTGCCCACGCTTGTGGTCTCCGGCAAGCCCTTCGCGGGAGCCGTGTCGCTGGACCTGTTGCGTCAGGCGCTGGCCCGGGAGGCCCACCAATCCCCAGACCAGGAGTAG
- the sthA gene encoding Si-specific NAD(P)(+) transhydrogenase, protein MKQQHFDTAVIGTGPGGEGAALKLSKSGQRVVVVESHDDVGGGCTHWGTIPSKALRHNVRRMMEFNTNPLFRDADGMKRLSYPRVLKFAEQVINKQVALRGSFYSRNDIPVIHGRASFVNDHSLEIRAADGKASRIHADRFVIATGSRPYRPDDVPFNHPRVFDSDQILSLDHTPRSITIYGAGVIGSEYASIFRGLGMKVDLIDSRERLLTFLDNEISDALSYHLRELGVLIRHGETYAKVEPHDDHVVLHTESGKRIRSDILLWANGRTGNTQEMGLEALGITPNSRGQLEVNDVYQTAQPHIYAVGDVIGYPSLASAAYDQGRFAATHLLNGSSDYRLAQDIPTGIYTIPEISSVGKTEQELTNAKVPYEVGHAFFKDLARAQIANQGVGMLKLLFHTETLEILGIHCFGDQAAEIVHIGQAIMAQPGDANSLLYFINTTFNYPTMAEAYRVAALNGYNRIN, encoded by the coding sequence ATGAAACAACAACACTTCGACACGGCAGTCATCGGCACCGGGCCCGGCGGCGAAGGAGCCGCGCTAAAACTCTCCAAGAGTGGTCAAAGGGTTGTAGTCGTTGAGAGTCACGATGACGTGGGCGGCGGCTGCACCCACTGGGGGACGATTCCTTCCAAGGCGCTACGCCACAATGTGCGCCGGATGATGGAGTTCAACACCAACCCCCTGTTCCGTGACGCTGACGGCATGAAGCGGTTGTCCTATCCACGGGTGCTCAAGTTCGCGGAACAGGTCATCAACAAGCAGGTGGCGCTACGGGGCAGCTTTTATAGCCGTAATGACATTCCGGTCATCCACGGTCGCGCGAGCTTCGTGAATGACCACTCGCTTGAGATACGCGCTGCCGACGGCAAGGCAAGCCGCATCCATGCCGATCGCTTCGTGATTGCCACTGGCTCGCGGCCCTATCGCCCCGACGATGTTCCCTTCAACCACCCACGGGTTTTCGACAGCGACCAGATCCTCTCCCTCGACCACACGCCACGCAGCATCACCATCTATGGCGCGGGCGTGATCGGTTCGGAGTACGCGTCGATCTTTCGGGGGCTTGGAATGAAGGTGGACCTGATTGATTCGCGGGAACGCCTGCTCACTTTCCTCGATAACGAAATCAGCGACGCCCTCAGCTACCATCTGCGGGAGTTGGGCGTGTTGATTCGCCATGGTGAGACTTACGCCAAGGTCGAACCGCACGACGATCACGTGGTACTGCACACCGAATCCGGCAAGCGCATCAGGAGCGACATACTGCTGTGGGCGAATGGACGAACGGGCAATACCCAGGAGATGGGGCTGGAGGCACTTGGCATAACACCCAACAGCCGCGGCCAGCTGGAAGTCAACGATGTCTACCAGACGGCCCAACCACACATCTACGCTGTCGGCGACGTGATCGGCTACCCCAGTCTTGCCAGCGCCGCCTACGACCAGGGCCGTTTCGCTGCCACGCACTTGCTGAATGGCAGCAGTGATTACCGGCTCGCGCAGGATATTCCCACCGGCATCTACACCATTCCGGAAATCAGCTCGGTCGGCAAGACGGAGCAGGAACTGACCAACGCCAAGGTGCCCTATGAGGTCGGCCACGCCTTTTTCAAGGACCTGGCCCGGGCACAGATCGCCAATCAGGGCGTGGGCATGCTGAAGCTGCTGTTCCACACCGAGACCCTGGAAATCCTGGGTATCCATTGTTTCGGTGACCAGGCCGCGGAGATCGTGCATATCGGCCAGGCCATCATGGCTCAGCCCGGTGACGCCAACAGTCTGCTTTACTTCATCAATACAACTTTCAACTATCCCACCATGGCCGAGGCCTATCGGGTGGCCGCACTCAACGGCTACAACAGGATCAACTGA